CTCCCCGTCGGTGGCGACCTTCGCGAGCTCGTCGCGGACGCCGTCGAGGCCGTTCGCACGGAGGCGGACGGCGCGCGGGCGGTCCTCGACGCCGCGACGACGGCGCTCCAGGGCGGCCGTGAGGGGTGCCGACGGCTCGCCGCGTGGGCGAACGACGGGTACGCCCACCCCGACGCCCACCACCTCCTCACGGGCGTCATAACGCCGACTGACGTCGACAGCGACGACGACGCCGCACGGCGGATTCACACCGACGCGTGGGCGTTCGACCCCGACGCGACCGACGGGACCGTCCTCGACGTCGTCGAGACGACCGGCTCCGCGACCGCGGTCGTCGACCGGAACGACCACGGCGCGCTCCTCCAGACGCCGCCCTCGCGGGCGTCGCTCGGCGGTGAGGACGTCCCGCTCGTCGGTCTCGACGCGACCGGGCGGGCGAGCCTGTGGTCGAACGCGCTCGGTGAGGACGTCATCACGGCCGACATACACGACACTCCGGCCGAGCGTGCCGCGTTCTTAGAGGACGCCCTCGACCTCCGTGTCCTCCAGGCGGACGACCGGCCGCGGTACTACGAGGGCGACCCGACGACGAAGGACACCGACGGCGACGTCGCCCTGTTGGAGGCGATCGCCGAGGAGTACGCCGGGATCGACGCGCCGCGGGAACGGGGCGCGAGCCCGACGAGCGTCGGAAAGCCCGCCGCGATTACGACGAAGGGCGTTCGTGAGGTCTTAGAGAACGACACGCGACTCGACGACGTCGTCGCCGCGTGGGATAACTACGGGAACGTCACCGGGGCGAACGACCTCGGAGAGCACCGTCTCGCCGCGGTCCTCGGCTGTCAGCACTACGGCGACCACGCGATCGAACGCTTCGCCGCCCTCGCCGGTGAGGAGGTCGACGTCGATCGCGGGCGAGGCCGTGGCGGCGGGCTGTCGTACGACAGCGACCTCGCCGACGAGTACCTCGCGCATATGACCGAGGACCAAACCATGCAGGCGATTCTCCGGTTCGCACGCGGCGACAGCGGGGCGACAGTCGTCGCGCGGACCGGCGCGCTCCGCGAGGACCTCCCGGTCGTCGGCGACGCGCAAGTCGTCGAGACGTGGAGCGACACGGCGACGGAGATCGCGAGAGCGTGGCGGCGGCTCGGTGGCGAGTTTACCGTCGCGGACGTCGCGGACGCCGTCGAGGTGTCGAAGCGTCAAGTTCGCCGCGTCCTTCGGGAGCTCGTCGACGCCGGGTACCTCCGCCGCGTCTCCAGCGGTGACGGTGTCGCGAGCGTCTACGAGCCGAGCAGCACGCCGGGCGCCGGTGAGGTCGACCTCCCCGCCCGCGAGGACGCTGTCGGCGTCGAGGGCGGACGCGACGCGACTAAGGAATACTATACGTGGAATGTCCGGGTGTCGGGGGGTGAATCGGGTCGGAACCCCGCTGGAGAACCCGCCCGCGTGAGCACACCCGGAGCCCCACCGGCTCCCGGCACCGTTGACGGGGTCGAGCCCCCAGGATAGCGGCGTCGGGACGCGGTCGCTTGCCCCCGGTTCATAGCCGTGGGTGTCGCTCGTGCGGGGAGTGTAAACCCGCTCCCGAGGCGGCGGGCACGAGATGTAAACCTCACTCCGCCGGTGAGGGTTCTGATTCTTGCTTTCGAGGACCAATTCGGGAAACGTACGTAGTATGCCCCTCGGGTATCGGCACTCCGCGCCGGTCATACCTCCCGCGTATGAATTGGTCGGGGTCGCTCTCTATAGAGGGGTGTCGGGGAGCGCGAGAAATGGGATTAGATGGAATACTCGACGGCATGGAGTAATTGGGTTAGTATGCCAATTATCCCGACGCGCTCGGCCAATTGATTGCTGCTGTCGGTTAGATCGCGTCGACGTCGACGGCCCACGTTCCGTATTCGGGTTTGTGAACGCCGGGGAGCTCGCCGAGGTGCCGGTCGAGAGAATTCCACATCGTCCGCTTTGTCGAATACTCCGATTCATACCGCGGGTATAACTCGTCTTTCAGCTCGCCGGTCGACAGCGGACCGCGCTCGGCGAGGAGCGCGACCGCCTCGACGAGGGCGTCGCGAGCGTGACTCTTTCGCGGCGGTCCGTCGCCGATCGCCTCGCGGACGCGATCGCGAACGTCGGCGTCGGGGTTGGCGGGCGGGTCCGGCGTCGGCTCGGTGTCGATCGGCGCGGTCGGCGGCGACGTCCCGCGGCCCTCCAGCTCGTCGACGCGTGCCTCCAGGGCGTCGAGGCGGTCGACGACCGCCGCGTATTCTCCCGTATTCTCTTGCGTATGCTCCGGCGTATTCTCTCGTATTCTCTCGCGATTACGGAGGAGATTACGTATGTATTCCGTCCGATTACACCCGCGTTCCTCCGCCTCGGCCTCCAACTCGGCGACGAGGTCCTCGTCGAGGCGGACGGTGACGACTTGCATAACCACCGTATTCTCCAGAGAATACAAAAGAATACGTCAGACACCGACAGGCGGCTCACACCTCGACGAGGTGGTCGTACACCCGCTCGGTGGTTTGGATCGACCGGTGCCGGAGCCGATTACGCACGTCGTACAGCGTATTCCCCTCCTCGGCGTTCATCATCCTCCAGGCGACCGAGTGGCGGAGCGCGTGGGGGGTGACGTCGTCGGGCTCGCCGCGGGAACCGTCGAGGTGGAACGGCTCGACCCCGGCCTCGCGAGCGACGGTTCGGAGGAGATCGCGGACGCCCTGGGTGGTAATCCGGTCGCGCTCACGCGACGGAAAGAGCGCCTCGGTGTCTTTCCACCGCGAGCCGAGGTACGCCGACAGCGTCCGCGTGGTGTCGGCGTCGAGCTTCATACGAACAGCGTCGGGCGAATTGTCGTTTGGATAGTCCTTCTGGAGGTGTCCGGGGAGGTACAGACGCGTGTTTCCCTCCCGTAGGTGGTCGACGTCGAGGGCGACGAGCTCGCCGACGCGGAGGCCGGTGTCGTACATAAGCGCGAGGAGGGCGTCGTCGCGCTGCTGGAGGTAATCGGGACGACACCGGTACACCGCCGACCGAAGCGCGTCGACTTGGTCGGGTTTGAGCCACACGCTCGCTTGGGTCTTGGAATCTGCATTTTTGGACATTACTCGGAACCCTGTTTATAAACGAACACACCCCGAGGACACTTCAATCTTAGACTCTGTATGTAGACTCTAAGATTCGATAAAATTATTAGCACACGCTCACACGTTCGACGTAACCCACCGAGCCGGTTCGCAAAACCGCCGGGGTGCGACAACACCCCGACAAGGTGGGTCGACCAAGACCCATGTCAGTAGACAACTGCGAGGGTAAAGACCCTCACGACGCGATCGAACCGCTCAGCAAAATAGCGAACGCGAAAAAGAACGACCTCGACTCTTTCGCGGCCGACCTGGAGACCGGCGACGCGACCGAAGAGGATTATTGGCTCTTAATCCGCGGGATCGCGGGGAGTCACCCAGCGATCGCCGACGCCGCACACGTCAACATCGACATTCAGGACAAAATAGCAGCGGGCGCGCTCGACGAGGCGTTTAAGGGCATTTACGATTTGACCGTCGAGGGCGGGAGCCGTCTCGCGGCCCAGCAGCTCCGCCTCGCGGCCGACGAGCTCGCCGCCGCCGACCCCGACACCGTCCTCGACGCGTTCGCCGTCGAGCGTGACGGTCTCGGCTCCTCACAAATTGACGTCTCGGAGCGAACGACCGCCCACGCGTACGACGACGAGGACGGAGCGGTTCTCGTCGACACCGCCGCCCTCGACCGCAACCCCGACCGCAACCGCACGAACCTATCCGTCGAGGACGCCCGCGCGCTCCGAGACGACCTCGACGAGGCTCTCGACGCGATCGCCGCCGAGCGCACGCGGTACGACCGCGAGGCCGAGGAATGACCGCCGCGACGCTCACCGACGCCGACCGCGACGCGCTGGAAGCGATCGGGCGGCGGCGGACGCACGAGGCGCTCGTCGACATACGACAGCGACACCTCGGCGAATACGCCGAATAGCCGCGAAAAGCTGTTTTTCACCGATTCGCGTCGACGCTACCCCTACCCCTGGAGGCCGGAGAACCACCCTCCAGCGGCCCGCTCAGAAGGAGAACGGGTCGTCGCCGCCGAGATCGACGTTAAACGTCTCCTCGATCGCCGCCTCCCCGCCGAGAATCCCGCTGTCGACGAGCCGGTCGTCGCTGCGCGTGCCGAACAGCGTGAACTCGTCGTCGTCGGGTTCCTCGTCCCCCTCGATTCGGGGATCGCGGTCGCGCCCGGGGTCGAACGGGTCGGGGTCGTACCGATCGGGGTCGTACGGGTCGGGGTCGTACAGATCGGTGTCGGTCGGGTCCGGCGTGTCGGTGTCCGGCGTGTCGCGCGGGTCGATGTCGGTCCCGACGTCGAACGGGTCCGGCTGGTCGA
The window above is part of the Halobellus litoreus genome. Proteins encoded here:
- a CDS encoding ribbon-helix-helix protein, CopG family, yielding MQVVTVRLDEDLVAELEAEAEERGCNRTEYIRNLLRNRERIRENTPEHTQENTGEYAAVVDRLDALEARVDELEGRGTSPPTAPIDTEPTPDPPANPDADVRDRVREAIGDGPPRKSHARDALVEAVALLAERGPLSTGELKDELYPRYESEYSTKRTMWNSLDRHLGELPGVHKPEYGTWAVDVDAI
- a CDS encoding tyrosine-type recombinase/integrase yields the protein MSKNADSKTQASVWLKPDQVDALRSAVYRCRPDYLQQRDDALLALMYDTGLRVGELVALDVDHLREGNTRLYLPGHLQKDYPNDNSPDAVRMKLDADTTRTLSAYLGSRWKDTEALFPSRERDRITTQGVRDLLRTVAREAGVEPFHLDGSRGEPDDVTPHALRHSVAWRMMNAEEGNTLYDVRNRLRHRSIQTTERVYDHLVEV